The following proteins come from a genomic window of Daphnia carinata strain CSIRO-1 chromosome 6, CSIRO_AGI_Dcar_HiC_V3, whole genome shotgun sequence:
- the LOC130690491 gene encoding RNA-binding protein NOB1-like: MKEKKISKLVADSAAFIRNAQMQDIAEVVYTVRDVVDEIRDQATKQRLRVLPYEIKMMEPSPDAIVKVTEFAKKTGDYASLSATDMKVLALTYQLEVEANGCEHLKSEPTIKKTIVVGPRPPGPEKVETLAGFYMPKSGAKSESEIEKLSEKLAEVAVEPNASKEEMQPAKQEVATEGTSNDSGREEEEEEGYNSEDDYSDEENGDTVDDEEANDEEDDDGGWITPGNIQQVKHSMVGNTETVQLDVACLTTDFAMQNVLMQMGLHVVSLEGRLIHEARTYILRCYACFRTTSNVTKVFCPKCGNQTLKKVAVSLNEDGTLQIHISSRKKLTARGKKFSLPTPKGGKHACNPILVEDQREAQQRASRLGRTKTNALDPDYIAGNSPFAINDVYSRAAQLGRTGRSSNNFRNRRNPAEFRKKKH; encoded by the exons atgaaggagaaaaagattAGCAAACTGGTTGCGGATTCGGCAGCTTTCATCAGAAATGCACAAATGCAG GATATCGCTGAAGTTGTATATACAGTCAGAGATGTAGTTGATGAAATTAGAGACCAGGCTACAAAACAGCGACTCAGAGTTCTACcatatgaaataaaaatgatggaGCCTTCACCAGATGCCATTGTGAAAG TGACtgaatttgcaaaaaaaactgGTGATTATGCTAGTTTGTCAGCTACAGACATGAAAGTCTTGGCATTGACATACCAATTGGAGGTAGAAGCGAACGGCTGTGAACACCTGAAAAGTGAACcaactattaaaaaaacaatagttgTGGGTCCTAGACCCCCTGGTCCTGAAAAAGTTGAAACATTGGCTGGCTTTTACATGCCAAAGTCTGGAGCCAAATCAGAAAGTGAGATAGAAAAGCTGTCAGAGAAATTGGCAGAAGTAGCAGTCGAACCTAATGCCAGCAAAGAAGAGATGCAGCCAGCAAAACAGGAGGTTGCCACCGAAGGCACAAGCAATGATTCTGGCCGtgaggaggaagaggaagaaggatATAACAGTGAAGATGACTATAGTGATGAGGAAAATGGTGACACAGTTGATGATGAAGaagcaaatgatgaagaagatgatgacggTGGTTGGATTACCCCTGGAAATATTCAGCAAGTGAAGCACAGTATGGTGGGAAATACTGAAACCGTCCAACTTGATGTTGCATGCTTGACAACAGACTTTGCCATGCAG AACGTCTTGATGCAAATGGGCCTGCATGTAGTCTCGCTTGAGGGTCGCTTGATTCACGAAGCACGAACTTATATTCTTCGTTGTTATGCATGTTTCCGGACGACAAGCAACGTAACTAAAG TTTTTTGCCCAAAATGCGGAAACCAGACACTGAAAAAGGTGGCCGTTAGTTTAAATGAAGACGGTACGTTGCAAATTCACATTTCTAGCAGAAAGAAGCTTACGGCTCGTGGCAAGAAA TTTTCATTGCCGACGCCAAAAGGAGGCAAACACGCGTGCAATCCGATCCTTGTTGAAGATCAACGAGAAGCTCAACAGCGAGCTTCTCGTTTGGGCCGTACCAAAACGAATGCGCTAGATCCTGATTACATTGCAG GAAATTCCCCATTTGCTATCAACGATGTTTATTCGCGTGCAGCTCAACTTGGACGAACGGGTCGGTCTTCGAATAACTTTAGGAATCGACGAAACCCGGCCGAATTtcgtaaaaagaaacactGA
- the LOC130690485 gene encoding uncharacterized protein LOC130690485 isoform X2: MLALTLLMFGATLPANYVPNNNLIFGENRRQDYMLFHPYPYSPARFRRPTWMGQSQPRRHSEVEDDPSSKALTGYFDKLSVLQNRIHSSSKKMLLRMRNVNPLSSFMPCTSTRGNLRFETGVCLLAPVCSLYGGRPMMDDSCRMGLTCCVNEIPSCGQLVTFNNTYWQSPNKINSESSCSLTVKLDEYLVEQRKPICQLRLDFLTFSIAQPNAETVCDVDNFKVIGATNKVPIICGENHGQHMYLMLPRSPTTVVLQIALGSSTTHPVWRIKISMLPCDSELLAPEGCLQYFTSPSGIITTFNWKDTSGRTTRQLANQDYYICFRTETVRKQSSSQIATMMCLSQCHVANGLSFSLSGDVEETSQRAGARSCSNDYIVFPGGFSLPPSVPVNQRDRYCGTLLSQAESSTVSQTICSTAKPFRLLYRTNGDERVSRMKDTNPLLGNQGFCLNFEQKSS; this comes from the exons ATGTTAGCTCTTACGTTGTTGATGTTCGGCGCCACATTGCCAGCGAATTACGTCCCCAACAACAACCTGATTTTTGGAGAAAACAGAAGACAAGATTACATGTTATTTCATCCCTATCCGTACAGCCCAGCTCGATTCAGACGTCCAACGTGGATGG GACAGTCCCAACCGAGAAGGCACTCTGAAGTGGAAGACGATCCAA GTAGCAAAGCTCTTACTGGATATTTCGATAAATTATCTGTgcttcaaaatcggattcatTCGAGTAGcaaaaaaatgcttttgaGAATGAGAAATGTAAATCCGTTATCCAGTTTTATGCCTTGCACTTCAACGCGCGGAAATTTGAGGTTCGAAACCGGAGTTTGTCTTCTCGCTCCAGTCTGTTCGTTGTATGGAGGCCGGCCAATGATGGACGATTCTTGTCGAATGGGATTGACGTGTTGCGTTA ATGAGATTCCCAGTTGTGGTCAGTTGGTTACATTCAATAACACGTACTGGCAATCACCTAATAAAATCAATTCGGAAAGCAGTTGCAGTTTGACCGTTAAATTAGACGAATATCTCGTGGAACAAAGGAAACCCATTTGTCAActacg ATTAgattttttaacgttttcaaTCGCCCAACCGAATGCAGAAACTGTTTGCGATGTGGACAACTTTAAAGTGATTGGAGCAACCAATAAAGTACCGATAATTTGTGGTGAAAATCACGGACAACACA TGTATCTGATGCTTCCGCGTAGTCCCACAACCGTAGTGTTGCAAATAGCCCTCGGTAGTTCTACAACACATCCAGTTTGGAGAATCAAGATTTCTATGCTTCCATGTGACTCTGAATTATTAG CTCCTGAAGGTTGTTTGCAGTATTTTACATCGCCATCGGGAATAATCACAACGTTTAATTGGAAAGACACGTCAGGTAGAACAACAAGGCAACTTGCTAATCAAGATTATTACATTTGTTTTAGGACAGAAACCGTACGAAAACAA TCAAGTTCTCAAATCGCTACGATGATGTGTCTATCACAATGCCATGTGGCCAACGGTCTTTCATTCAGCCTCTCCGGAGATGTGGAAGAGACTAGCCAAAGAGCTGGAGCAAGATCTTGTAGTAACGATTACATCGTCTTTCCTGGAGGATTCAGTTTGCCACCGAGTGTTCCAGTAAATCAACGAGATCGTTATTGTGGGACTCTTCTTTCTCAAGCTGAATCGTCTACCGTGTCTCAAACTATTTGCA gtaCTGCCAAGCCTTTTCGGTTGCTTTATCGAACAAACGGTGACGAAAGAGTTTCCAGGATGAAAGATACCAATCCGCTTTTAGGCAATCAAGGTTTCTGTTTGAATTTTGAACAGAAATCATCGTAG
- the LOC130690485 gene encoding uncharacterized protein LOC130690485 isoform X1 yields MLALTLLMFGATLPANYVPNNNLIFGENRRQDYMLFHPYPYSPARFRRPTWMGQSQPRRHSEVEDDPSNKALTGYFDKLSVLQNRIHSSSKKMLLRMRNVNPLSSFMPCTSTRGNLRFETGVCLLAPVCSLYGGRPMMDDSCRMGLTCCVNEIPSCGQLVTFNNTYWQSPNKINSESSCSLTVKLDEYLVEQRKPICQLRLDFLTFSIAQPNAETVCDVDNFKVIGATNKVPIICGENHGQHMYLMLPRSPTTVVLQIALGSSTTHPVWRIKISMLPCDSELLAPEGCLQYFTSPSGIITTFNWKDTSGRTTRQLANQDYYICFRTETVRKQSSSQIATMMCLSQCHVANGLSFSLSGDVEETSQRAGARSCSNDYIVFPGGFSLPPSVPVNQRDRYCGTLLSQAESSTVSQTICSTAKPFRLLYRTNGDERVSRMKDTNPLLGNQGFCLNFEQKSS; encoded by the exons ATGTTAGCTCTTACGTTGTTGATGTTCGGCGCCACATTGCCAGCGAATTACGTCCCCAACAACAACCTGATTTTTGGAGAAAACAGAAGACAAGATTACATGTTATTTCATCCCTATCCGTACAGCCCAGCTCGATTCAGACGTCCAACGTGGATGG GACAGTCCCAACCGAGAAGGCACTCTGAAGTGGAAGACGATCCAAGTAA CAAAGCTCTTACTGGATATTTCGATAAATTATCTGTgcttcaaaatcggattcatTCGAGTAGcaaaaaaatgcttttgaGAATGAGAAATGTAAATCCGTTATCCAGTTTTATGCCTTGCACTTCAACGCGCGGAAATTTGAGGTTCGAAACCGGAGTTTGTCTTCTCGCTCCAGTCTGTTCGTTGTATGGAGGCCGGCCAATGATGGACGATTCTTGTCGAATGGGATTGACGTGTTGCGTTA ATGAGATTCCCAGTTGTGGTCAGTTGGTTACATTCAATAACACGTACTGGCAATCACCTAATAAAATCAATTCGGAAAGCAGTTGCAGTTTGACCGTTAAATTAGACGAATATCTCGTGGAACAAAGGAAACCCATTTGTCAActacg ATTAgattttttaacgttttcaaTCGCCCAACCGAATGCAGAAACTGTTTGCGATGTGGACAACTTTAAAGTGATTGGAGCAACCAATAAAGTACCGATAATTTGTGGTGAAAATCACGGACAACACA TGTATCTGATGCTTCCGCGTAGTCCCACAACCGTAGTGTTGCAAATAGCCCTCGGTAGTTCTACAACACATCCAGTTTGGAGAATCAAGATTTCTATGCTTCCATGTGACTCTGAATTATTAG CTCCTGAAGGTTGTTTGCAGTATTTTACATCGCCATCGGGAATAATCACAACGTTTAATTGGAAAGACACGTCAGGTAGAACAACAAGGCAACTTGCTAATCAAGATTATTACATTTGTTTTAGGACAGAAACCGTACGAAAACAA TCAAGTTCTCAAATCGCTACGATGATGTGTCTATCACAATGCCATGTGGCCAACGGTCTTTCATTCAGCCTCTCCGGAGATGTGGAAGAGACTAGCCAAAGAGCTGGAGCAAGATCTTGTAGTAACGATTACATCGTCTTTCCTGGAGGATTCAGTTTGCCACCGAGTGTTCCAGTAAATCAACGAGATCGTTATTGTGGGACTCTTCTTTCTCAAGCTGAATCGTCTACCGTGTCTCAAACTATTTGCA gtaCTGCCAAGCCTTTTCGGTTGCTTTATCGAACAAACGGTGACGAAAGAGTTTCCAGGATGAAAGATACCAATCCGCTTTTAGGCAATCAAGGTTTCTGTTTGAATTTTGAACAGAAATCATCGTAG
- the LOC130690504 gene encoding probable glutathione S-transferase 7: MPVYKLHYFKSPRRGRAELSRLILSQAGVEFEDIRFAHCEWPAIKPITPFGHVPILEVDGQVLAQSNTIARYLAKRHGLAGKDDWEQALADMYAENIHDLLNAVAVPFTEKNPVKQKEMYQKFMRDVIVPHVAAVEKQLKKNNTGFLVGNELTWADLAYYAYFSDFLEVKFGSAFLKNAPHLKALIDRVKELPNVKKWTEFRDSTYPEDNE; encoded by the exons ATGCCCGTTTACAAGTTACATTATTTCAAGAGTCCACGCCGCGGTCGTGCAGAACTATCGCGATTGATTCTCAGCCAGGCCGGAGTCGAATTCGAGGACATCCGTTTCGCCCACTGCGAATGGCCCGCTATTAAACCCA TTACCCCCTTTGGACATGTTCCCATTTTGGAAGTGGACGGACAAGTGCTGGCCCAATCGAACACGATCGCTCGATATCTTGCCAAGAGACATGGCCTGGCCGGCAAAGATGATTGGGAACAAGCATTGGCTGATATGTACGCCGAAAACATCCACGACTTGTTGAATG CTGTGGCCGTTCCGTTTACGGAAAAGAATCCtgtgaaacagaaagaaatgTACCAGAAATTCATGCGAGACGTGATTGTACCGCACGTTGCTGCcgttgaaaaacaattgaaaaagaacaacactGGATTTCTCGTCGGTAATGAG CTAACATGGGCGGATTTAGCTTATTACGCttatttttctgattttctcGAAGTGAAATTCGGGTcggcctttttaaaaaatgcaccACATTTAAAAGCGTTGATTGATCGTGTCAAAGAACTGCCCAACGTTAAGAAATGGACCGAATTTCGAGATTCAACATATCCAGAAGACAATGAATAA
- the LOC130690479 gene encoding uncharacterized protein LOC130690479 isoform X2, whose amino-acid sequence MLLHLISFSVLFQLIASESNSSDARNSRQRYFNDPSPYHSFNSFRPYWLNRSPFIDAFDDVGIIEPVEGRSLLPSRFGLTSQIEDNSNDDAVAGRFFNRRVSNRGQPTGNSNGNRFYSKMRNVNPLANFMPCVSSTAEEMGVCLLAPVCSYYGGRATGGDCRMGLTCCVNEVTSCGPLVTFNNTYWQSPSVISSETSCGLTIKLDQYLMEQKKPICQIRLDFLAFSLAQPNAESVCNVDSFQVAGAINKVPVICGDANGQHMYLMLPRSSTSVQIVTTLGTASGPRYWRIKIAMLSCDSEYLAPEDCLQYFTSSAGSIMTFNWMDTTNRATRQLANQDYYVCFRTELVNRQASGQVATMLCLSHCQVSNGLPFSLSGNAEARSQVVGSRACANDYVVFPGGFSFPWTDPPNQRDRFCGSLLSQNEEDDSPQTICSTAKPFRLLYRTNGDETLSVTADSPRVGNQGFCLNFEQKLA is encoded by the exons ATGTTACTACATTTGATTTCGTTCagtgttttgtttcaattgattGCAAGTGAATCTAACAGCAGCGACGCTAGGAACTCGAGACAACGTTATTTCAACGATCCATCACCGTATCACAGTTTTAATTCATTCAGGCCTTATTGGCTTAATCGTTCGCCTTTCATTG ACGCTTTTGATGATGTTGGCATTATTGAACCTGTGGAAGGAAGGTCATTGTTACCCAGTAGATTCGGGTTAACAAGCCAAATAGAAGACAACTCAA atgaCGATGCCGTTGCTGGCCGTTTCTTCAACAGGCGAGTTTCGAACCGGGGACAACCCACAGGCAACAGCAATGGAAATCGATTTTATTCTAAAATGAGGAACGTCAACCCCTTGGCGAATTTCATGCCTTGTGTTTCGTCAACCGCAGAAGAAATGGGAGTGTGTCTACTCGCTCCCGTTTGCTCCTACTACGGAGGCAGGGCG aCTGGCGGAGATTGCAGAATGGGATTAACATGTTGCGTCA ATGAGGTCACCAGTTGCGGTCCGTTGGTCACGTTCAACAACACGTATTGGCAATCACCTTCCGTTATAAGTTCAGAAACGAGTTGCGGATTAACAATCAAGTTGGACCAATACCTCATGGAACAAAAGAAGCCGATTTGTCAAATTCG CCTCGATTTCCTGGCGTTTTCACTAGCCCAACCCAACGCCGAAAGTGTTTGCAACGTTGACAGCTTCCAAGTAGCTGGAGCAATTAACAAGGTTCCAGTCATTTGCGGCGATGCCAATGGACAACACA TGTATCTGATGCTCCCGCGCAGTTCAACGAGCGTTCAGATTGTCACGACCCTCGGCACAGCATCGGGCCCTCGTTATTGGAGGATTAAGATCGCTATGCTTTCATGCGATTCGGAATATTTAG CTCCAGAAGATTGTCTCCAGTATTTCACATCGTCAGCCGGATCAATCATGACGTTCAACTGGATGGACACTACCAACCGAGCCACACGACAATTAGCCAATCAGGATTATTACGTTTGTTTCCGGACAGAATTGGTTAATAGACAG GCTAGTGGACAAGTAGCTACGATGTTGTGCCTCTCTCATTGCCAAGTATCCAACGGCCTTCCGTTCAGTTTATCCGGCAATGCTGAAGCCAGAAGTCAAGTGGTCGGATCAAGGGCTTGTGCTAACGATTACGTCGTATTCCCTGGAGGATTTAGTTTTCCCTGGACAGACCCGCCAAACCAACGGGATCGTTTCTGTGGATCTCTTTTATCGCAAAACGAAGAGGATGATTCTCCACAAACGATTTGCA GCACAGCCAAACCCTTCCGGTTGCTTTACCGGACGAACGGCGATGAAACGTTGAGCGTCACAGCCGATTCTCCACGCGTAGGCAATCAAGGCTTCTGTTTGAATTTCGAGCAGAAATTAGCATAG
- the LOC130690479 gene encoding uncharacterized protein LOC130690479 isoform X1: MLLHLISFSVLFQLIASESNSSDARNSRQRYFNDPSPYHSFNSFRPYWLNRSPFIADAFDDVGIIEPVEGRSLLPSRFGLTSQIEDNSNDDAVAGRFFNRRVSNRGQPTGNSNGNRFYSKMRNVNPLANFMPCVSSTAEEMGVCLLAPVCSYYGGRATGGDCRMGLTCCVNEVTSCGPLVTFNNTYWQSPSVISSETSCGLTIKLDQYLMEQKKPICQIRLDFLAFSLAQPNAESVCNVDSFQVAGAINKVPVICGDANGQHMYLMLPRSSTSVQIVTTLGTASGPRYWRIKIAMLSCDSEYLAPEDCLQYFTSSAGSIMTFNWMDTTNRATRQLANQDYYVCFRTELVNRQASGQVATMLCLSHCQVSNGLPFSLSGNAEARSQVVGSRACANDYVVFPGGFSFPWTDPPNQRDRFCGSLLSQNEEDDSPQTICSTAKPFRLLYRTNGDETLSVTADSPRVGNQGFCLNFEQKLA; this comes from the exons ATGTTACTACATTTGATTTCGTTCagtgttttgtttcaattgattGCAAGTGAATCTAACAGCAGCGACGCTAGGAACTCGAGACAACGTTATTTCAACGATCCATCACCGTATCACAGTTTTAATTCATTCAGGCCTTATTGGCTTAATCGTTCGCCTTTCATTG CAGACGCTTTTGATGATGTTGGCATTATTGAACCTGTGGAAGGAAGGTCATTGTTACCCAGTAGATTCGGGTTAACAAGCCAAATAGAAGACAACTCAA atgaCGATGCCGTTGCTGGCCGTTTCTTCAACAGGCGAGTTTCGAACCGGGGACAACCCACAGGCAACAGCAATGGAAATCGATTTTATTCTAAAATGAGGAACGTCAACCCCTTGGCGAATTTCATGCCTTGTGTTTCGTCAACCGCAGAAGAAATGGGAGTGTGTCTACTCGCTCCCGTTTGCTCCTACTACGGAGGCAGGGCG aCTGGCGGAGATTGCAGAATGGGATTAACATGTTGCGTCA ATGAGGTCACCAGTTGCGGTCCGTTGGTCACGTTCAACAACACGTATTGGCAATCACCTTCCGTTATAAGTTCAGAAACGAGTTGCGGATTAACAATCAAGTTGGACCAATACCTCATGGAACAAAAGAAGCCGATTTGTCAAATTCG CCTCGATTTCCTGGCGTTTTCACTAGCCCAACCCAACGCCGAAAGTGTTTGCAACGTTGACAGCTTCCAAGTAGCTGGAGCAATTAACAAGGTTCCAGTCATTTGCGGCGATGCCAATGGACAACACA TGTATCTGATGCTCCCGCGCAGTTCAACGAGCGTTCAGATTGTCACGACCCTCGGCACAGCATCGGGCCCTCGTTATTGGAGGATTAAGATCGCTATGCTTTCATGCGATTCGGAATATTTAG CTCCAGAAGATTGTCTCCAGTATTTCACATCGTCAGCCGGATCAATCATGACGTTCAACTGGATGGACACTACCAACCGAGCCACACGACAATTAGCCAATCAGGATTATTACGTTTGTTTCCGGACAGAATTGGTTAATAGACAG GCTAGTGGACAAGTAGCTACGATGTTGTGCCTCTCTCATTGCCAAGTATCCAACGGCCTTCCGTTCAGTTTATCCGGCAATGCTGAAGCCAGAAGTCAAGTGGTCGGATCAAGGGCTTGTGCTAACGATTACGTCGTATTCCCTGGAGGATTTAGTTTTCCCTGGACAGACCCGCCAAACCAACGGGATCGTTTCTGTGGATCTCTTTTATCGCAAAACGAAGAGGATGATTCTCCACAAACGATTTGCA GCACAGCCAAACCCTTCCGGTTGCTTTACCGGACGAACGGCGATGAAACGTTGAGCGTCACAGCCGATTCTCCACGCGTAGGCAATCAAGGCTTCTGTTTGAATTTCGAGCAGAAATTAGCATAG
- the LOC130690478 gene encoding uncharacterized protein LOC130690478: MGLLPFIIFSVLLSSISAFNVSDEVERDKRHTYYDSEPPMYFRSTDILPFKRYWQPILTDRNGEGEIIDASTEERARMLNRFWPSKKVIAPVDSSDDDELLASRFLSRIQSKSNKNKKNGNNNTPSFFARMRNMNPLSTFMPCEATTGKEGGVCLPSPVCSFYGGRAVDGDCNMASSCCINEVEKCGALVTLNNTYWQAPAAVSSGSSCGLTVKLDENLVEQKKAICQIRLDFIAFLIEQPNEQSVCSVDSFHVAGANNKVPVICGDNDGQHMYLTLPRDATSAQLIMTFGTSTIPRFWRIKIAMLPCDSDYLAPDECLQYFTSTVGSIVTFNWKDTTSRTTRQLANQDYYMCFRTELVHRQAASAQVATTLCLSHCQVSSGLPFSISGDAEPPSSQTTGDESCSNDYIVFPGGYSFPPTIPVKQRDRFCGSILSQAEAGTLPQTICSSAKPFRLLYRTNSDETLTPATDPNPLLGNQGFCLKYEQRLS; encoded by the exons ATGGGCCTGCTGCCGTTCATTATTTTCAGTGTTTTGCTATCGTCAATCAGTGCATTCAACGTGAGTGATGAAGTTGAACGGGACAAACGTCACACCTATTACGATAGTGAACCACCCATGTACTTCCGCAGCACGGACATCCTTCCATTCAAACGCTATTGGCAACCCATTTTAACCG ATAGAAACGGTGAAGGTGAAATTATCGACGCTTCGACGGAAGAAAGAGCCCGGATGTTGAACAGATTTTGGCCATCCAAGAAAGTGATTGCCCCCGTTGATTCAA GTGATGATGACGAACTCTTAGCGAGTCGTTTCCTCAGTCGGATACAATCGAAAAGcaataagaataaaaagaacgGAAACAATAACACACCGAGCTTCTTTGCCAGAATGAGGAACATGAATCCGTTGTCGACTTTCATGCCATGCGAGGCGACAACGGGCAAAGAGGGCGGAGTCTGTCTTCCTTCTCCCGTTTGTTCATTCTACGGTGGACGAGCAGTGGATGGCGATTGTAACATGGCCTCGTCTTGTTGCATCA ATGAGGTCGAAAAATGTGGTGCCCTAGTTACGCTCAATAACACGTATTGGCAAGCTCCCGCGGCCGTCAGCTCGGGAAGCAGTTGCGGGTTAACAGTCAAGTTGGACGAGAACTTGGTTGAACAGAAAAAAGCCATCTGTCAAATACG TCTTGATTTCATCGCATTCTTAATTGAACAACCCAACGAGCAATCGGTTTGCAGCGTGGACAGTTTCCACGTGGCGGGAGCAAACAACAAAGTGCCTGTTATTTGCGGAGACAACGACGGACAACACA tgTATTTGACACTTCCGCGTGATGCCACCAGTGCCCAGTTGATTATGACTTTCGGCACGTCTACCATTCCACGTTTCTGGAGAATCAAAATTGCCATGCTGCCCTGCGATTCAGATTATTTAG CTCCGGATGAATGCCTGCAATATTTCACTTCGACTGTCGGTTCGATCGTAACGTTCAACTGGAAAGACACGACATCTAGGACGACACGTCAACTTGCCAATCAGGATTATTACATGTGTTTCAGAACAGAATTAGTCCACAGACAAGcg GCAAGCGCTCAGGTAGCAACGACCTTGTGTTTGTCGCATTGTCAGGTGTCTAGCGGATTACCGTTCAGCATCTCCGGTGATGCGGAGCCACCATCCAGCCAAACAACGGGCGATGAATCGTGCAGCAATGACTACATCGTATTTCCAGGAGGATATAGTTTCCCTCCGACTATTCCAGTTAAACAGCGTGATCGTTTCTGTGGTTCTATCCTGTCCCAAGCTGAAGCGGGTACACTGCCCCAGACAATTTGCA GTTCGGCCAAGCCTTTCCGGTTGTTGTATCGGACAAATAGCGATGAGACGTTAACTCCAGCAACGGATCCTAATCCACTTTTAGGCAACCAGGGATTCTGTTTAAAATACGAGCAGAGATTATCTTAA
- the LOC130690477 gene encoding uncharacterized protein LOC130690477 codes for MKPIAFSSQKVIDGCRVQQQQTTRFDIRKMLLPLIVLIFLIELPTNSAFNQSELVRIPRHNYYGAQPSLYYTNFNAFRPYWLNRPHYLDNFGGGGMLDPIQGRSRLSSRLGPTPVRDELEEEISSRLLGKSGKKQGNTQGNSFFSMRNPLATYEPCGSSNGEEDGICLAGPVCSFYGGRATGGNCRRATTCCVNEVSKCGALVTLNNTYWQAPAAVSSESTCGLTVKMDRTLIEQRVTTCQLRLDFISFSISQPNAQSVCNVDSLQIAGTINKVPIICGDNDGQHMYLTLPPAAASSQLVFTFGTSTAARTWRIKISMLPCGSDYLAPSECLQYFTTAIGSVMTFNWKDVASGTATRQLANQDYYMCFRTELVNKQSSAQVATVLCIQECQTSAAKAFSISGTDMARSQTIDDTSCNNDFLLFPGGTSHPTVGTVRPRDRFCGTVFAQESESGSSQTICSTVKPFRMFYRTNGDETITATVDSANTGNQGFCLAFEHRLT; via the exons ATGAAGCCCATCGCATTTTCTTCTCAGAAAGTCATAGATGGCTGTAGagtccagcagcagcagactACACGATTTGATATTCGAAAAATGCTGCTGCCCTTGATCGTTCTCATCTTTTTAATCGAACTTCCCACAAACAGTGCTTTCAATCAAAGTGAACTTGTACGGATTCCAAGGCACAATTACTATGGAGCTCAGCCTTCACTTTACTACACGAACTTTAACGCTTTCAGGCCGTACTGGTTAAATCGCCCACATTACCTCG ATAACTTCGGTGGAGGTGGTATGCTTGATCCCATACAAGGAAGGTCCCGATTATCGAGCAGACTCGGACCGACACCTGTGAGAGATGAATTAG AGGAAGAAATATCTAGCAGACTGCTTGGTAAATCTGGAAAGAAACAGGGCAACACTCAAGgaaactcttttttctctatGAGAAACCCTCTGGCAACTTACGAACCTTGCGGGTCATCAAATggagaagaagatggaatttGCCTCGCTGGGCCAGTTTGTTCGTTCTACGGAGGACGAGCG ACAGGAGGCAACTGCAGAAGGGCAACAACATGTTGCGTCA ACGAGGTCAGCAAGTGTGGTGCTCTAGTTACGCTCAACAACACGTATTGGCAAGCTCCCGCGGCCGTTAGTTCGGAAAGCACCTGCGGTTTAACCGTGAAAATGGACAGGACATTAATAGAACAACGAGTCACCACTTGTCAATTACG CCTCGATTTTATTTCGTTCTCAATTTCACAACCGAACGCACAGTCTGTTTGTAACGTGGACAGTTTGCAGATTGCTGGAACAATTAACAAAGTACCCATCATTTGCGGAGACAATGACGGACAACACA TGTACTTGACTCTTCCGCCTGCTGCCGCCAGTTCCCAACTTGTTTTTACCTTCGGTACTTCAACAGCGGCCCGTACCTGGAGAATCAAAATTTCTATGCTTCCTTGCGGTTCGGATTACCTTG ctcCCAGTGAATGTCTGCAGTATTTCACTACGGCCATCGGTTCGGTTATGACGTTCAATTGGAAGGACGTTGCCAGTGGCACAGCAACTCGTCAACTTGCCAATCAGGATTACTATATGTGTTTCCGGACAGAATTGGTCAACAAACAG TCGAGTGCACAGGTGGCCACTGTGCTCTGCATCCAGGAGTGCCAGACATCGGCCGCTAAAGCGTTCAGCATTTCTGGAACGGATATGGCCAGAAGCCAAACAATAGATGATACGTCATGCAACAACGACTTCTTATTGTTCCCCGGAGGAACGAGTCATCCAACTGTCGGTACGGTCCGTCCTCGAGATCGTTTTTGCGGAACGGTATTTGCCCAGGAATCCGAATCCGGATCGTCTCAAACTATTTGCA GTACAGTGAAACCGTTCCGGATGTTTTACAGAACGAACGGCGATGAAACGATAACGGCCACGGTGGATTCAGCCAACACTGGAAATCAGGGCTTTTGCTTAGCGTTTGAGCACAGATTGACATAA